The Streptomyces sp. NL15-2K genome contains a region encoding:
- a CDS encoding IS630 family transposase gives MPVALPLAVSDADRKVLRSWVRSPSSPSGLVTRARIVLLASEGTSNTEIARRLELSRQTVVTWRGRYRSAGLSGLEDRPRSGRPGTVDEAEVVVRTLEGPPEKLGVTHWSSRLLAAELRLSNVAVAKVWRKWKIQPWRSETFKFSTDPELEAKVRDVVGLYLAPPEKAVVVCVDEKSQIQALDRTAPMLPVRPGLAERRTHDYVRHGTTTLFAALDVATGKITADACYDRHRNDEFLRFLKQVAKAHPRVKLHVVADNYATHKHPRVKAWLAKNPRITLHFTPTSCSWLNLVEIFFGIITRQAIRRGTFTSVADLTDAIRRYIDAYNDRCQPFTWTKTADEILEHATPKRPRTSFTRH, from the coding sequence CCGGATCGTGCTCCTTGCCTCGGAAGGCACTTCGAACACCGAGATCGCGCGGCGGCTTGAGCTCTCCCGGCAGACGGTGGTGACCTGGCGCGGCCGGTACCGCTCGGCCGGCCTGTCCGGGCTGGAGGACCGGCCTCGCTCGGGCCGGCCCGGCACCGTGGACGAGGCCGAAGTGGTGGTGCGGACCCTGGAGGGCCCGCCGGAAAAACTTGGCGTGACCCACTGGTCCTCCCGGCTGCTCGCCGCCGAACTGCGCCTGTCCAACGTCGCGGTGGCCAAGGTGTGGCGCAAGTGGAAGATCCAGCCCTGGCGGAGCGAGACGTTCAAGTTCTCCACCGACCCGGAACTGGAGGCCAAGGTCCGCGACGTGGTCGGGCTGTACCTGGCCCCGCCGGAGAAGGCGGTGGTGGTCTGCGTCGATGAGAAGTCGCAGATCCAGGCGCTGGACCGGACCGCCCCGATGCTGCCGGTCCGGCCGGGCCTGGCGGAGCGGCGCACCCACGACTACGTCCGCCACGGCACCACCACCTTGTTCGCCGCCCTGGACGTCGCCACCGGGAAGATCACCGCCGACGCCTGCTACGACCGGCACCGCAACGACGAGTTCCTGCGCTTCCTCAAGCAGGTCGCCAAGGCCCACCCGAGGGTGAAGCTGCACGTGGTCGCCGACAACTACGCCACCCACAAGCACCCCCGCGTGAAGGCGTGGCTGGCGAAGAACCCGCGGATCACCCTGCACTTCACCCCGACCTCCTGCTCGTGGCTGAACCTGGTGGAAATCTTCTTCGGCATCATCACGCGCCAGGCCATACGCCGCGGCACCTTCACCTCGGTCGCCGACCTCACCGACGCCATCCGCCGCTACATCGACGCCTACAACGACCGCTGCCAGCCGTTCACCTGGACCAAGACCGCTGACGAAATCCTCGAACACGCCACACCCAAACGTCCAAGAACTTCATTCACACGACACTAG